In Campylobacter vulpis, a genomic segment contains:
- the gmhA2 gene encoding D-sedoheptulose 7-phosphate isomerase: MKAYIKNHFEESLRVKEQILRDEELISLIEKVARELIKAYQNGKKTLIAGNGGSAADAQHMAGEFVSRFYFDRPGIPSLALTTDTSILTAIGNDYGYEKLFSRQLEAQGVSGDVFIGISTSGNSKNILEALKVCRQKGILSVGLTGASGGVMNELCDYCIKVPSSCTPRIQEAHLVIEHILCAIVEEELFGKGF; the protein is encoded by the coding sequence ATGAAGGCGTATATTAAAAATCATTTTGAAGAGAGTTTGAGAGTAAAGGAGCAAATTTTAAGGGACGAAGAGCTAATCTCCCTTATAGAAAAGGTCGCAAGAGAGCTGATTAAAGCGTATCAAAATGGTAAAAAAACTCTCATTGCAGGAAATGGCGGAAGTGCAGCGGACGCACAGCATATGGCGGGGGAATTTGTGAGTCGCTTTTATTTTGATAGACCCGGCATTCCAAGCCTTGCACTTACAACGGATACGAGTATATTAACTGCCATAGGTAATGACTATGGTTATGAAAAGCTTTTTTCAAGACAGCTTGAGGCACAAGGGGTAAGCGGAGATGTATTTATAGGAATTTCAACGAGCGGAAATTCTAAAAATATCTTAGAAGCTTTGAAAGTGTGTAGGCAAAAGGGAATTTTAAGCGTAGGACTTACAGGAGCAAGTGGCGGAGTGATGAATGAGTTGTGTGATTATTGTATCAAAGTGCCAAGTTCTTGCACTCCACGCATACAAGAAGCCCACCTTGTCATTGAGCATATTTTATGTGCGATAGTGGAGGAGGAGCTTTTTGGTAAGGGCTTTTAG
- the hddA gene encoding D-glycero-D-manno-heptose 7-phosphate kinase, with protein MATIRSQTPLRLGLAGGGTDINLYCDTYTGYVLNATISLFVHCTLIEREDNKIIFDSPDTGGYCEYESRLSLENDGKLDIFKAVYNRIVKDYAKKPLNFSLHTYSDVPSGSGLGGSSTLVVGMLKAYAEWLNLPLGEYEIAKLAYEIEREDLGIVGGAQDQYAATFGGFNFMEFYADKRVIVNPLRIRNYIVSELESRVVLYFTNITREAKDIEEHKKGKLGDSKSLEAMHSIKQDAIDMKEALFRADFKRLGEILERSWRSKKTISEIVSNDELERIYHLAVSNGAYSGKTSGAGAGGFMFFLCEPTQKYRLCELLNKQGGYVANFSFIKEGVKSWRV; from the coding sequence ATGGCGACTATACGCTCACAAACTCCCCTTCGCTTAGGACTTGCTGGCGGGGGGACGGACATTAATTTATACTGCGATACCTACACAGGTTATGTTTTAAATGCGACTATTTCGCTTTTTGTGCATTGCACTCTCATAGAAAGAGAGGATAATAAAATCATCTTTGACTCCCCAGATACGGGTGGGTATTGCGAATATGAAAGTCGTTTAAGCTTAGAAAATGACGGCAAACTTGATATTTTCAAAGCTGTTTATAACCGTATTGTGAAAGATTATGCTAAAAAACCTTTAAACTTTTCTTTACATACTTATAGTGATGTGCCTAGTGGCTCGGGGCTTGGTGGGAGTTCGACCTTAGTTGTTGGTATGTTAAAGGCTTATGCAGAGTGGTTGAATTTGCCCTTAGGCGAGTATGAAATCGCAAAATTAGCTTACGAGATAGAAAGGGAGGATTTAGGTATAGTCGGCGGTGCACAGGATCAATATGCTGCAACCTTTGGAGGCTTTAATTTTATGGAATTTTACGCCGATAAACGCGTGATTGTAAATCCCTTGCGTATTAGAAATTACATTGTGAGTGAGTTAGAAAGTAGGGTGGTGCTTTATTTTACCAACATCACAAGAGAGGCTAAGGACATAGAGGAGCATAAAAAGGGTAAATTAGGAGATTCAAAAAGTCTTGAAGCGATGCATAGCATCAAACAAGACGCCATTGATATGAAAGAGGCTTTGTTTAGAGCAGATTTTAAGAGGCTTGGCGAAATTTTAGAGCGAAGTTGGAGAAGTAAAAAGACTATAAGTGAGATAGTGAGTAATGACGAGCTTGAAAGAATTTATCATCTAGCTGTGAGTAATGGTGCTTATAGTGGGAAAACAAGCGGTGCTGGGGCTGGAGGCTTTATGTTTTTCCTCTGTGAGCCAACGCAAAAATACCGCCTTTGTGAGCTTTTAAACAAGCAAGGTGGCTATGTAGCAAATTTTTCATTTATTAAAGAAGGAGTAAAATCGTGGAGAGTATGA
- a CDS encoding TSUP family transporter encodes MELELSVYAILFCVAIFAGFIDSIVGGGGLITIPALMASGIPPHLALATNKLQSVFGSFTAAATYFRSTTLQHLAWGVFFTALGAAFGTWSVLLIKDEHLKLIILIFLSLTFLYTVFKPSLGKRESEPKIRNIKIFHLIFGLILGFYDGFLGPGTGSFWIFACVLFLGFNMKKASINTKILNFSSNIIALFIFLWLYDVLWLVGLLMGVGQVLGAFLGSKLVLKTNGKFIKVLFLVVVGATIIKVAWDYFGVKGET; translated from the coding sequence GTGGAGCTTGAGTTAAGCGTTTATGCGATTCTTTTTTGTGTGGCTATTTTTGCGGGCTTTATCGATTCTATCGTAGGTGGAGGTGGGCTTATCACTATCCCAGCTCTTATGGCAAGTGGTATCCCGCCACACCTTGCTTTAGCGACCAATAAGCTTCAAAGCGTTTTTGGCTCTTTCACAGCAGCAGCGACTTATTTTCGCTCTACCACTCTCCAGCATCTTGCTTGGGGCGTGTTTTTTACAGCACTTGGGGCGGCTTTTGGAACTTGGAGCGTTTTGCTTATTAAAGATGAGCATTTAAAGCTTATTATTTTAATCTTTTTAAGTCTTACCTTTCTTTACACAGTCTTTAAGCCTAGCCTTGGCAAAAGAGAAAGTGAGCCTAAAATTCGCAATATTAAAATTTTTCATCTCATTTTTGGGCTAATTTTAGGTTTTTATGATGGCTTTTTGGGTCCGGGGACAGGGTCTTTTTGGATTTTTGCCTGTGTGTTATTTTTGGGTTTCAATATGAAAAAGGCTAGTATTAATACAAAAATTCTTAATTTTTCAAGTAATATTATCGCTCTTTTTATCTTTCTTTGGCTTTATGATGTGCTTTGGCTTGTGGGACTTTTAATGGGTGTGGGGCAGGTTTTAGGGGCGTTTTTAGGCTCAAAGCTTGTGCTAAAAACAAATGGGAAATTTATTAAAGTGTTATTTTTAGTTGTTGTGGGAGCGACTATCATTAAAGTAGCGTGGGATTATTTTGGTGTCAAGGGGGAGACTTGA
- a CDS encoding TIGR02757 family protein, which produces MLKTKLDALVSEKNTERGLKEFADPLQVAKRFSDPYIALMCALFSYGSAKNIMKFLESLDFTLIDKEEKKIIEGVKDLKYRFQTSEDIKQIFITFARLKKAYDLEEIFTKPYKKSGKLVDGIKNFINLVYQINNYTSKGYTHFFGTAWQNEPKSPLKRYNMFLRWMVRKDELDMGLWKQISTKDLLIPLDTHTQKMALNLGLLKRKSYDFKAVLELTQKLKEYDFNDPIKYDFALYRLGQGGASGA; this is translated from the coding sequence TTGCTAAAAACTAAACTTGATGCCCTTGTAAGCGAGAAAAACACTGAAAGAGGCTTAAAAGAATTTGCCGACCCCTTGCAGGTGGCTAAACGATTTAGCGATCCTTATATCGCCTTAATGTGTGCTTTATTTTCTTATGGAAGTGCTAAAAATATTATGAAATTTTTAGAAAGCCTTGATTTTACTCTCATCGATAAAGAGGAAAAAAAGATTATAGAGGGCGTTAAAGACCTTAAATACCGCTTTCAAACAAGTGAGGACATTAAGCAAATTTTCATCACTTTTGCTAGACTTAAAAAAGCCTATGATTTAGAGGAAATTTTTACAAAACCTTATAAAAAAAGCGGCAAGCTTGTTGATGGAATTAAAAATTTCATTAATTTAGTTTATCAAATTAATAATTATACAAGTAAAGGTTACACGCACTTTTTTGGCACAGCTTGGCAAAACGAGCCAAAATCCCCTTTAAAGCGTTATAATATGTTTTTGCGTTGGATGGTGCGTAAAGACGAGCTTGATATGGGGCTTTGGAAACAAATTTCAACGAAAGATTTATTAATCCCTCTTGACACACACACGCAGAAAATGGCGTTAAATTTGGGACTTTTAAAGCGTAAAAGCTATGATTTTAAGGCGGTTTTAGAACTCACGCAAAAATTAAAAGAATATGATTTTAATGACCCTATTAAATACGACTTCGCCCTTTATAGATTAGGGCAGGGGGGAGCTAGTGGAGCTTGA
- the flgK gene encoding flagellar hook-associated protein FlgK — MGIFATLHTGVTGLKASEVQIATTGNNISNANATFYTRQRVVQTTNGYITTGGVQVGTGTAIESIVRLHDEHAYFKLKNASTQQEYTGYLGQVLEEISQRFPDLKNTGILNNLENYNKAWNDFASNPNENATKIALVNATKTLAESVNEAHSTLKKIQQKVNDDIKSTVEEINRIGEEIAYLNKQIYGEEALPTDHANELRDRRDELELTLSKLVSAVASKNEIVQDNRFEQTITDPGHHYNLSVEGFTIVDGVNFHPLKLDYDDKNKSYSIYYQTPDEKIHDLTAKLKGGQLGAQLDLRGRDYDKLEGTYDNGIIQNYIDSLNTFSKTLINETNNLYAASAKNSATSDYLEGLTGDVPLMNYDRTIQAGTFDIVIYDEKGNEKVRKSITIDVSTTMDDLMRQINANTDDNGDKNAGNDVDDFINASFSYDSKSNSGLFQINAKSGFKVSLEDKGTNFAGAFSVGGFFSGSDASDIRIKDSLLNDPSTVRASKNGVDSGNDMANQIIQLQYKKVSFYNKDGTIDELTMEEYYRKFTGKIASDGENNNVIHKSNMTLYNSVYAEYQSKSGVNTNEELAALIQWQSSYGAAAKIVTTVDQMLDTLLGLKS, encoded by the coding sequence ATGGGTATCTTTGCAACCTTACATACAGGAGTTACAGGCTTAAAAGCTAGCGAAGTGCAAATCGCTACTACAGGTAATAATATCTCAAATGCAAACGCCACTTTTTACACACGCCAAAGAGTTGTACAAACGACAAATGGCTATATTACCACAGGTGGAGTGCAAGTTGGCACAGGAACGGCAATAGAAAGCATAGTGAGACTTCACGATGAACACGCCTATTTTAAGCTTAAAAATGCTAGCACACAGCAAGAATACACAGGCTATTTAGGTCAGGTTTTAGAAGAAATTTCGCAACGCTTCCCAGACCTTAAAAATACAGGGATTTTAAATAATTTAGAAAATTATAATAAAGCTTGGAACGACTTTGCGTCTAATCCTAACGAAAACGCTACTAAAATCGCCCTTGTTAATGCGACTAAAACTTTAGCAGAAAGCGTTAATGAAGCACATAGCACACTTAAAAAAATTCAACAAAAAGTGAATGATGATATTAAATCAACCGTTGAAGAGATTAATAGAATCGGCGAAGAAATTGCGTATTTAAATAAGCAAATTTATGGCGAGGAGGCTTTACCGACTGACCATGCGAACGAATTGAGAGATAGGCGTGATGAGCTTGAACTTACACTTTCTAAACTTGTAAGTGCGGTAGCAAGTAAAAATGAAATTGTGCAAGATAATCGCTTTGAGCAAACTATAACCGACCCCGGACATCATTACAATCTTAGCGTTGAGGGCTTTACCATCGTTGATGGGGTGAATTTTCACCCTTTAAAGCTTGATTATGATGATAAAAATAAATCTTATAGTATTTATTATCAAACTCCAGATGAAAAAATTCACGACCTTACTGCGAAACTTAAAGGCGGTCAGCTCGGGGCACAGCTTGATTTAAGGGGGCGTGATTATGATAAGCTTGAGGGAACTTATGATAATGGAATTATTCAAAATTATATAGATTCTTTAAATACCTTTTCTAAAACTTTGATTAATGAAACAAATAATCTTTACGCCGCTTCAGCGAAAAATTCGGCGACTTCTGATTATTTGGAGGGCTTAACGGGTGATGTGCCTTTGATGAACTACGATAGGACGATACAGGCTGGAACTTTTGACATTGTCATTTATGATGAAAAAGGTAATGAAAAGGTTAGAAAGAGTATTACAATCGATGTATCGACAACGATGGACGATTTAATGCGTCAAATCAATGCTAACACAGATGATAATGGTGATAAAAACGCTGGGAACGATGTCGATGATTTCATCAATGCAAGTTTTTCTTACGATTCTAAAAGTAATAGCGGACTTTTTCAAATCAATGCCAAAAGTGGCTTTAAGGTCTCTTTAGAGGATAAAGGCACAAATTTTGCTGGTGCTTTTAGTGTGGGGGGTTTTTTCAGTGGAAGCGATGCGAGTGATATTAGAATTAAAGATAGTCTTTTAAATGACCCTAGCACGGTAAGAGCGAGTAAAAACGGCGTAGATAGTGGTAATGATATGGCAAATCAAATCATACAACTTCAGTATAAAAAGGTTAGTTTTTACAATAAAGACGGCACAATAGATGAGCTAACTATGGAGGAGTATTACCGCAAATTTACAGGAAAAATTGCAAGTGATGGGGAAAATAATAATGTGATTCATAAAAGTAATATGACTCTTTATAATTCTGTTTATGCCGAGTATCAAAGTAAAAGTGGGGTAAATACTAATGAGGAATTAGCCGCACTTATCCAGTGGCAGTCAAGCTACGGTGCAGCGGCTAAAATCGTAACAACGGTTGATCAAATGCTTGATACTTTACTAGGGCTTAAATCTTAA
- a CDS encoding flagellar protein FlgN produces MLKKCLDEVNAILTEMIELTEEDIKDIQVAKHDKVAPSVEVKNELIAKFVTAKKELDAALVALNNSSAKGLSEMLDEEDKQKLDLLKQNLQTLHTKNKEYAKYVFIVKDFLDGLVNTMFDINGGTNNAYGDKEHIPEIFKMKV; encoded by the coding sequence ATGCTAAAAAAATGCTTAGATGAGGTTAATGCTATCTTAACAGAAATGATAGAATTAACCGAAGAAGATATTAAAGATATACAGGTTGCCAAACACGACAAGGTTGCTCCTAGTGTCGAGGTTAAAAACGAACTCATCGCTAAATTTGTAACAGCTAAAAAAGAGCTTGACGCTGCTTTAGTGGCTTTAAATAACAGCTCTGCAAAAGGACTTAGCGAAATGCTTGATGAGGAGGATAAGCAAAAGCTTGACTTACTCAAGCAAAATCTTCAAACCCTACACACCAAAAATAAAGAATACGCCAAATATGTCTTCATTGTAAAAGATTTTTTAGACGGCTTAGTCAATACAATGTTTGACATTAATGGTGGAACAAATAATGCTTATGGAGATAAAGAACATATCCCAGAAATTTTTAAAATGAAAGTGTAA
- a CDS encoding flagellar biosynthesis anti-sigma factor FlgM gives MINPIQQSYVASASLNNTGKVEREAKTEQSQKVENDRVSKIAEQIKNGTYQVDLKATAAAVADSLI, from the coding sequence ATGATAAATCCTATACAACAAAGTTATGTCGCTAGTGCTTCTTTAAATAACACCGGCAAGGTTGAGAGAGAGGCAAAAACAGAGCAAAGTCAAAAAGTGGAAAACGATAGAGTTTCTAAAATAGCTGAGCAAATTAAAAATGGCACATATCAAGTTGATTTAAAAGCCACAGCAGCGGCGGTAGCAGACTCTTTAATCTAA
- a CDS encoding flagellar basal body P-ring protein FlgI: protein MKFLLSLCALSVVLFAVPIKEVANTVGVRDNQLIGYGLVVGLNGSGDGTSSKFTLQSVSNLLQGMNIKVDPADIKSKNTAAVMVTAKLPAFAKSGDKLDITVSSLGDAKSLQGGTLLLTALRGIDGEIYAIAQGSLSTGGLTARPGGAGSHSTAASVMGGANVEREIPQNFNENTDLTLSLKTADFKTAHDIERVLNSVFDESVAKAIDSRTIKLNKPEEFSAVEFMARVLEQDIAYTPQSKVIIDERTGTVIAGVDVEVEPVLITHKDITIKIDPNNQNAIAQNEIDMKDGGAIDPTSNTLRISNPKTTVANIARMLNKLGATPNDIIAIMENLKRAGAINADLEVI from the coding sequence ATGAAATTCTTATTAAGCCTTTGTGCTTTGAGTGTGGTGCTTTTTGCAGTGCCAATTAAGGAAGTAGCCAACACGGTGGGCGTTAGAGACAATCAGCTCATAGGCTATGGTCTTGTTGTAGGACTTAATGGCAGTGGCGATGGCACAAGTTCTAAATTTACCTTACAATCTGTTTCAAATCTCTTGCAAGGTATGAACATCAAGGTCGATCCAGCCGACATCAAGTCTAAAAATACCGCCGCAGTTATGGTTACCGCAAAGCTTCCAGCCTTTGCAAAAAGTGGCGACAAGCTTGACATCACGGTTTCATCTTTAGGCGATGCGAAATCTTTACAGGGTGGCACACTTTTACTCACAGCTTTAAGAGGTATTGATGGCGAAATTTATGCCATAGCACAAGGCTCACTTTCTACTGGAGGATTAACAGCTAGACCGGGCGGAGCAGGCTCACACTCCACAGCGGCAAGTGTGATGGGTGGGGCAAATGTTGAAAGAGAAATTCCGCAAAATTTTAATGAAAATACCGACTTAACTCTAAGCCTTAAAACGGCGGATTTTAAAACCGCTCACGATATAGAAAGAGTTTTAAATAGTGTTTTTGATGAAAGTGTGGCTAAGGCTATTGATTCACGCACGATAAAGCTTAATAAACCAGAAGAATTTAGTGCTGTGGAATTTATGGCAAGAGTTTTAGAGCAAGATATAGCCTATACTCCGCAAAGTAAAGTTATCATCGATGAAAGAACAGGCACTGTGATAGCGGGTGTTGATGTGGAGGTTGAGCCTGTGCTTATTACGCATAAGGATATTACGATAAAAATCGACCCAAATAACCAAAATGCCATAGCGCAAAATGAGATTGATATGAAGGACGGCGGTGCGATTGACCCGACTTCAAATACCCTTAGGATTTCAAATCCTAAAACAACGGTGGCTAATATTGCAAGAATGTTAAACAAGTTAGGTGCAACGCCAAATGACATTATAGCCATAATGGAAAATTTAAAGCGTGCAGGTGCTATTAATGCAGACTTAGAGGTGATATGA
- a CDS encoding formate dehydrogenase subunit gamma → MKKLFLLVLCFVNLFAYGEERMGQDTQIWDYNRITNIANYDIFGKLWTTLQGEYIATLALLSVIAVLAAFALHYMVIGPKQFSHAGKKIYAFSLFERLFHFIAALSWVILVPTGFIMMFGTTFGGGLFVRVCKNLHAIATILFIISIIPMFFWWIKRMLPASYDIKWLMIVGGYLSKEKKPVPAGKFNFGQKSWYYIAVFGGFLMILTGGFMYFLDFNSAPVQSIFGLSHIELLRLSAIIHNLLGIVCAVFFGVHIYMAVFAIKGSIHSMVSGYKEEEEVYILHSYWYKELSKKKQIEPSFSYDH, encoded by the coding sequence ATGAAAAAGCTTTTTTTACTTGTTCTTTGTTTTGTCAATTTATTTGCCTATGGTGAAGAAAGAATGGGGCAAGATACGCAAATTTGGGATTATAATCGTATTACAAATATTGCAAATTATGACATTTTTGGTAAGCTTTGGACAACTTTACAAGGCGAATATATTGCTACCTTAGCTTTGCTTAGTGTGATTGCCGTTTTAGCAGCTTTTGCTTTGCATTATATGGTCATAGGTCCTAAGCAATTCTCTCACGCAGGAAAGAAAATTTACGCTTTCTCACTTTTTGAACGACTTTTTCATTTTATCGCTGCACTTTCGTGGGTGATTTTAGTGCCGACAGGTTTTATTATGATGTTTGGAACGACTTTTGGTGGCGGACTTTTTGTAAGGGTGTGTAAGAATTTGCACGCCATTGCGACTATTTTATTTATCATTTCTATTATTCCTATGTTTTTTTGGTGGATTAAGAGAATGCTTCCAGCAAGTTATGATATTAAATGGCTGATGATAGTGGGAGGCTATTTAAGCAAGGAAAAAAAGCCCGTGCCAGCTGGGAAATTTAATTTCGGGCAGAAATCGTGGTATTACATAGCTGTTTTTGGAGGCTTTTTAATGATACTCACAGGCGGATTTATGTATTTCTTAGACTTTAATTCTGCTCCTGTGCAAAGTATTTTTGGGCTTAGTCATATTGAACTTTTAAGGCTCAGTGCGATTATACATAATCTTTTAGGCATAGTGTGTGCGGTGTTTTTTGGTGTGCATATTTATATGGCTGTGTTTGCGATTAAAGGCAGTATTCATTCTATGGTAAGTGGCTATAAAGAAGAAGAAGAAGTGTATATTTTGCATAGCTACTGGTATAAAGAGCTTTCTAAAAAGAAACAAATCGAGCCTAGCTTTTCTTATGATCATTAA
- the fdh3B gene encoding formate dehydrogenase FDH3 subunit beta, protein MSKINFANLEKERLKFFCDNERCIDCNGCSVACDEAHELPINIRRRRVITLNEGEEGREVSTSISCMHCDDAPCAIVCPVDCFYIRGDGVVLHDKEICIGCGYCLYACPFGAPQFPQSSVFGDKGIMDKCTMCAGGPEATNSQKERELYGQNRIAEGKVPVCAAMCSTKALLVGESSKIEEIYQHRLESRKYGIKAPSESMEWKIAYTGKERL, encoded by the coding sequence ATGAGTAAGATTAATTTTGCAAATTTAGAAAAAGAACGCTTGAAATTCTTTTGCGACAATGAAAGATGTATTGATTGCAATGGTTGCTCTGTCGCTTGTGATGAAGCACACGAATTACCTATAAATATACGCCGCCGCCGTGTCATTACACTTAATGAGGGTGAGGAGGGGAGAGAAGTTTCGACTTCTATCTCTTGTATGCATTGCGATGATGCACCTTGTGCGATTGTGTGTCCTGTGGATTGCTTTTATATTAGAGGCGATGGAGTGGTTTTGCACGATAAAGAAATTTGCATAGGGTGCGGATACTGCCTTTATGCTTGTCCTTTTGGCGCACCACAATTTCCACAAAGTAGTGTCTTTGGAGATAAGGGCATTATGGATAAATGCACTATGTGTGCAGGAGGTCCTGAAGCGACAAATTCGCAAAAAGAAAGAGAGCTTTACGGACAAAATAGAATCGCCGAGGGTAAAGTGCCTGTATGTGCAGCGATGTGTTCAACTAAGGCTTTATTGGTAGGTGAGTCCTCTAAAATAGAGGAAATTTACCAGCATAGATTGGAAAGTAGAAAATACGGCATTAAAGCTCCAAGCGAAAGTATGGAGTGGAAAATAGCCTACACAGGAAAGGAGCGTTTATGA